The Thermovirga sp. sequence GGAGGCATAAGCATCCTGGCCCATATCGACCGACCGGCCTACTCCTACGTGGCGGTCCTGGGCATGATCCCGGAGAGCCTCGAAGTGGATGCCGTGGAACTTTCGGCACACCTTTCCAGCGAAGAGGCGCTCCAATGGCTCGGAATGACAGGGAAAAGACCGGTGATCAGGTCTTCCGACGCCCATACCCTGAAGGATATAAGCCTTCAAAAAACCACCCCGGCCCTGCTGGAGAAACCATCCTTCGAGGAGCTGGCCCTCGCGCTCAAAGGTATCGATGGGCGGGAAGTCCTCTGGCCCTGGGACCGCGCTAGCCCCAAAGGCCTTTTCTAAAGCCAGCGCAAACCCCGTCGGGGAACCTGTGTGTTGAAGTTGTTTTTATTCAGGAATGTTTGCAATTTATCTATAAAGTGATATAATTCACTTGGCTTTTCAGGGTCTCAATATTTGAAAATAATAATTCAGGTGGTGGTCCTTGTGGTAGCGGTCCAAGCGGCGGACGTCGAGGAAAAAGTCAAGAAGATAATTGAACCCTGGAAGGGTGTAAAGGGAGGCCTGATCCCCATCCTCCAGAACACCCAGCATGAATTCGGTTATCTCCGGGAGGACGCGATGGAGATCATCTCCAGGGAACTCA is a genomic window containing:
- a CDS encoding NAD(P)H-dependent oxidoreductase subunit E, which produces MVAVQAADVEEKVKKIIEPWKGVKGGLIPILQNTQHEFGYLREDAMEIISREL